GGTGGGGTGCTACCGGATGTTGCCGCCGGCGGGTGCCATTGCCGCGGGAGGTCTGTATACCGCGACCGAATTCGACGTCCGCGCATTCGACCCGCTACGGCCGTCGTTGGTCGAGATGGGCCGCGCGGCGGTGCGCGACGGTCACCGCAACGGCGCGGTGGTGCTGTTGATGTGGGCGGGCATCCTGGCCTACCTGGACCGATGCGACTACGACTACGTGACCGGCTGCGTGTCGGTGCCGATCGAGGCGGGCGACGATACCCCGGGGTGCCAGCTGCGCGGCGTGCGTGATTTCGTGTTGGCGCGTCACGCGGCGCCGTACCGGGTGCATCCCTACCGGGAGGTGCGAGTCGGCGGTAAGCCGCTCGATGACATTGCGCCGCCGCGGCGTGCGACGGTCCCGCCCCTGATGCGTGGCTACCTGCGGCTGGGTGCCCGGGTGTGCGGCGAGCCCGCCCACGACCCGGCTTTCGGGGTCGGTGATTTCTGCGTGCTGCTGAGCAAGCGTCAGGCCGATGCCCGCTACCTGAGTCGCCTGCGGTCGGTGTCGGCGGCCTCAGAGATGGCCGGCGGGGTGACCGGCGGTGCGCGCCGTGGGACGGCCGGCGGTGCGCGCGGCGGGACGGCCTGCGGGGCGCGCCGATGAACGGTTTCGGGCACTGCTGGCTGCCTCGCGCATCGTGTGATGTCAGCTGCGTGGGCCATGGCGACACCGCCGGTCTTGTGCGGCTGCGGGTGGCGCTGCGCCTGACGCTGGCGCTGCTGTTGGCGCCGGGCCTACCCCTGCTCGGTGTGCCGCTGCCCGGTCGCACCCACGTGCAACGCGCCTACTGCCGGTTGGTGCTGCGCTGTATTGGCGTCCGGATCACCTTGTCGGGCAACCCGATTCGCAACCTGAGCGGCGTTCTGGTGGTCAGCAATCACATGTCGTGGCTGGACGTCTTCGCTATCGGTGCGGTGTTGCCCGGGTCGTTCGTCGCCCGTGCCGACATGTTCAGCGGACCCGCGATCGGGATCCTGGCCCGCCTGTTGAAGATCATCCCGATCGAGCGGGCCAGCCTACGCCGGCTACCCGAGGTGATCGACACCGTCGCCCGCAGGCTACGCGCCGGTCAGACTGTCGTGGCCTTCCCGGAGGGCACCACCTGGTGTGGGCTGGCGTCGGGGAGCTTTTACCCGGCGATGTTTCAGGCCGCCATCGATGCCGGACGCCCGGTGCAGCCCCTGTGGCTCACGTATCACCGCGTCGACGGCAGCGTGTCGACCACTCCCGCCTACGTTGGCCAGGACACGTTGGCACGGTCGGTGTGCCGGGTGCTCGCCGTGCGCCGCACGGTGACCCGGGTGCATGTCGGGTCCCTGCAACTGCCGGGTACCGATCGCCGAACATTGGCCGCACGGTGCCGGTCTGTGGTGCATGCGGGGACGCAGCTCCCGGGCCACCGGCCGGCGTTGGTGGCTTGAGGGCCTCGAGGACAACGCCCAGGGCGAGCCGAAGCCAGCCGAACGTTCACGGGAGAGCCCAAACCGGGCCGGCTATCGACGCGACACTTAACTAAGACGCCGGTCACCGCCGAGAAGTTCAGCGCCTACGCGGAATCACTTCGGCGAAGCGACGATGACATCCTTACCCAACTCGATGCCGCCGGCATCCGCCAGAGTCTCATCACCGGCTTCGACGAACGCTCCACCTGCGGCGTGACGTTCGTGCACAACGAGTCAGTAGCCGCGCTCGCTGCCCGACACCCGGATCGGTTCATCCCGTTCGCCGGGGCCGACATCATGGGCGGCGCCGCGGCGCTCGACCAATTCGAGCACTGGATCACCGATCGTGGATTCCGCGGACTCAGCCTGCGGCCTTTCATGATCGGTCGACCGGCATCGGACCCCGCATACTTCCCGTACTACGCCAAGTGCGTCGAACTCGGAGTGCCGCTGAGCATCCACACTTCGGCCAACTGGACCCGCACCCGGCCCAGCGACCCCGGGCATCCCCGTCACATCGACGATGTGGCGTGCCGCTTTCCGGAACTGACCATAGTGATTGAGCCACGGCGGCTACCAGTGGGTGCTGGAGGCATGCCTGATCGCCTGGAAACACCCCAATGTTTACGTCGAACTGGCTGCGCACCGACCCAAGCACTTCGCCGCGCCCGGCGCCGGCTGGGAGGCACTGATGCGATTCGGGCAGAACACTATCCGCCACAAAGTGCTCTATGGGACCGGAGCGTTCCTGCCGAACCTTCCGCACCAGCAACTCTGCGATGAAATGCGGGAACTCCCGTTGGACCCCAGCACCCTCGAACAGTGGCTCTGGCGCAACGCTGCCCGGTTACTCGGACTATCCGGCGTCGATTGAGGCTGTCGCAGTCCTGGTCGCCGCGCGGCTCGTCCCGCCGGCCGGCCTGCATTGCGGCCTGCCCGAAAATTCTGGGTCTTGGGACCCGGCCGGTATCGTGGGGCGAGTCATGGTCTACCTCGATCACGCCGCCACCACCCCGATGCACCCCGCCGCCGTCGAGGCGATGACGGCCGTGCTCGGCTCGGCCGGCAACGCTTCCTCGCTGCACACCACGGGACGTGCGGCGCGCCGCCGAATCGAGGAATCCCGGGAGCTGATCGCCGACAAGCTCGGCGCGCGCCCGTCGGAGGTGATCTTCACCGCGGGCGGCACCGAGAGCGACAACCTGGCCGTCAAAGGGATCTACTGGGCGCGCCGTGACGCCCAGCCCGGCCGTCGGCGCATCGTCACCTCGCAGGTCGAGCACCATGCCGTACTCGACGCGGTGGACTGGCTCGTCGAGCACGAGGGTGCGCAGGTGAGCTGGCTGCCCACCGCTGGCGACGGCTCGGTGTCGCCCGCCGCGCTGCGTGCGGTGCTGCACAGCCATGACGACGTCGCGCTGGTATCGGTGATGTGGGCCAACAACGAGGTCGGCACCATCATGCCGACCGCCGAACTGGCCGCCGTCGCGGCCGAGTTCGGCGTGCCCATGCACAGCGACGCCATCCAGGCGGTGGGACAGCTACCGGTCGACTTCGGCGCCAGCACCTTGTCGGCGATGAGTGTGGCGGCACACAAGTTCGGCGGTCCGCCGGGCATCGGCGCATTGCTGCTGCGCCGCGACGTCGCCTGCGTGCCGTTGCTGCACGGCGGCGGCCAGGAGCGCGATGTCCGTTCGGGTACTCCCGACGTCGCCGGGGCGGTAGGCATGGCCGCCGCGGCGCGGATCGCCGTGGACGGATTGGAAGCCAACAGCGCGCGGCTGCGGTTGCTGCGCGACCGCCTGGTCGAAGGTGTGCTCGCCGAAATCGACGACGTGCGTCTCAACGGTGCTCGCGACCCGTTGCGGCTTCCGGGCAACGTGCACTTCACCTTTGGCGGCTGTGAGGGCGATGCGCTGCTGATGTTGTTGGACGCCAACGGGATTGAGTGTTCGACCGGATCGGCCTGCACTGCCGGTGTGGCCCAGCCGTCACACGTATTGATCGCGATGGGCGCCGACCCGGCCAGCGCCCGCGGCTCATTGCGTCTTTCCTTCGGGCACACAAGTGTTGATGCGGACGTCGATGCGGCATTGCGGGTGCTGCCCGCAGCGGTGGCCCGTGCTCGCGGAGCCGCCCTGGCCGCCGCGGGAGCCTCCTGGTGAAGGTCCTGGCCGCGATGAGTGGCGGGGTCGACTCCTCGGTCGCGACCGCCCGCATGGTCGACGCCGGCCACGAGGTGGTCGGCGTGCACCTGGCACTGTCGACAGTGCCCTCGACGCTGCGCACCGGATCGCGGGGTTGTTGCTCCAAAGAGGACGCCTCGGACGCCCGCCGGGTCGCCGATGTACTCGGAATCCCGTTCTATGTCTGGGATTTCGCCGAGAAGTTCAACGAAGACGTGATCGACGACTTCGTGTCGTCCTACGCTCGCGGAGAAACGCCCAACCCCTGCGTCCGATGCAATCAGCGGATCAAGTTCTCGGCACTGTTGACCCGGGCGTTGGCGCTGGGTTTCGACGCGGTGGCCACCGGCCACTATGCGCGGCTGTCAGATGGGCGGCTGCGCCGCGCCGTCGACCGGGACAAGGACCAGTCCTATGTGCTGGCCGTACTGACCGCCCAGCAGCTGCGCCATGCGCTGTTCCCGATCGGAGACACTCCCAAGTTGCAGATTCGGGCCGAGGCGGCCCGCCGCGGCCTGGCGGTTGCCGACAAGCCGGACAGCCACGACATCTGCTTCATTCCCTCCGGCGACACCCGCGCGTTCCTCGGTGCGCGCCTCGGCGTTCGCCGGGGCGTCGTCGTCGATGCGGACGGCGCCGTGCTGGCCACCCATGACGGCGTGCACGGGTTCACCATCGGCCAGCGCAAGGGCCTCGGTATCCCAGGCCCCGGTCCCGATGGCCGCCCGCGCTACGTCACCGCGATCGACGCCGAAAGCGCGACCATTCGCGTGGGTGACGTGTCCGATCTCGATGTGCACGCGCTGACCGGACGAGCGCCGGTGTTCACCGCCGGAGCCGCGCCGACCGGTCCGGTCGATTGCGCGGTGCAGGTGCGTGCTCACGGTGAAACCGCAAGTGCTACAGCAGAATTGGTGGGCGACGAATTGTCGGTGCGATTGCATGCGCCGCTGCGCGGGGTGGCCCGCGGCCAGACGGTGGTGCTCTACCGGCCGGATCCCGGCGGTGACGAGGTGCTCGGCAGCGCCACCATAGCCGGCACGTCGGCCTGCTCGTCCGCAGCGACTTAATGCGGCACGTTGGCGGCCATGTTCGTCATGACGATGCCGGGCACCGATTCCGGAAACCCGCAGAAGGTGACTTCCAGCAGGGCCACCGAGAGGACCCGGTAGTCGCGGCCGCAGTCGCCGGGCCGGATGTGCAGCGAGTCACCGTCGACATGCCACACACTGACCAGCAGCGAGCCACTGGAACTGGTTGCGCAACTCCCCACCGCGCCCACCAGCGATTCGAAGGCGTGCCGGGCGATGCCGGGATCCCGATACACCGCGGCGCCCTCGGAGATCAGGGCGCCTTCGGGCGGGTCCTGGAAGGTGATCTTGTGAAACCCTGCGATGTCGGGCCCGAAGGTCGCCGTTTCGGCGTAGATGAACCGGCATTCCCGGGGCAGGGTCTCTGCGAGGGCGTCGATGTCGACCGGGTGTTTGCCGTCCATCGACGGCACGATTGTCAGGTCGTCACCGGCGCCGGTGATCGCGCGCATCCGCGCTTGGTCCAGCAGCAGGGTGTCGACGTTGAGTACATCGAGCGGGTAAACGCCGAAGGGCGGCAGTGCTTCACCCTCGACCACGCGTGTGCACGCCGCCGTCAGCGCCACCGCGCAGCACCACAGCAGCAGCCGGATTGATTTCGCCATCAGCCACCCTTCCGTGGTTGCAACCTACCCGCGCCCCCCGCCGTTAAACAGCCCTCGAATACGGTTGACAAGTGAGTGATTTCGCGCCGGCGTTCGCGCGGGCCACCGGCATCGGATCGTGGCCCGGCACCGCGGCGCGGCCCGCCGCCGAGGTCGTCGTCGGTGAGTTGGCCGATGCGTTGGCGCATCTCGTCGAGTTGCCCGCCCGGGGAGTGGGCGCCGACATGCTCGGCCGGGCCGGTGCCCTGCTGCTCGATCTGGCCGTCGACACCGTGCCGCGCGGCTACCGCATTGTCAGCCGGCCCGGCGCGGTGACCCGCCGCGCCGTCAGCCTGCTCAACGAGGACATGGACGCTCTGGAAGAAGCGTGGGAGACCGCCGGGTTGCGGGGCGGCGGGCACGTGGTCAAGGTTCAGGCCCCGGGACCGATCACGCTGAGCGCGGGACTGGAGCTGGCCAACGGCCACCGGGCGATCACCGACCCGGGTGCGGTGCGTGACCTGGCGGCCTCGCTGGCCGAGGGCGTCGCCGCGCACCGGGCGACGCTGGCCCGCCGGCTGGACACGCCGGTGGTGGTCCAGTTCGACGAGCCGTCGTTGCCGGCGGCACTGGGCGGACGGCTGACCGGCGTGACCGCCCTGAGCCCGGTGGCACCACTGGACGAAGCGGTGGCCGGCGCACTGCTGGACACCTGCGCCGAGGCGGCCGGCGCGGACGTCATGGTGCACAGCTGCGCGCCAGAGCTGCCGTGGGATCTGTTGCGGCGCAGCACTATTGGTGCAGTGTCGGTTGATGCGGGCACCTTGTGCGCGGCGGACCTGGACGGGATCGCGGCCTTCGTCGAGACGGGGCGCACCGTGGTGCTGGGCGTCGTCCCCGCCGTCGCGCCCTTGAGGCGGCCGGCTGCCGAGGAAGTGGCGGGGCAGGTGGTCGCGGTGACCGATCGGCTCGGCTTTTCTCGCTCGGCGCTGCGGGATCGCGTCGGGGTTTCCCCGGCATGCGGTCTGGCGGATGCGACGCCGCAGTGGGCTTGCACCGCCATCGGGCTGGCCCGCAAGGCCGCCGAGGTGTTCGCTCAGGATCCGGACGCCATCTGATTTGGACTGGCCGCGACGAGATCGCCGCCACGGTCGTGCTTGGCCGACTCGCAACGGCCCTCACGGCAATCTCGGCGTGTCACCGGGCTCAGTTAGCCTGCCAGGGTGAGTTCGTCCGAAGCCGACACCACGCCGCCCGACGTGTTGCATCGATGGCAGGAGCTGGCTGAGGAGGTCCGCGAACACCAGTTCCGCTACTACGTACGCGATGCGCCGATCATCACCGACGCCGAATTCGACGAGTTGCTGCGCCGGCTGGAAGCGCTCGAGGAAGAGTATCCGGAGCTGCGCACGCCCGATTCGCCCACGCAGCTGGTCGGCGGCGCGGGCTTTGCGACGGAGTTCGAGCCGGTTGACCACCTGGAAAGAATGCTCAGCCTCGACAACGCGTTCAGTGCCGAGGAACTCGGCGCCTGGGCCACCCGCATCTACGCCGAAATCGGCGATGCTGCCAGCTACCTCACCGAGCTCAAGATCGACGGCGTGGCACTGTCGCTCGTCTACCAGCAGGGCCGGTTGACGCGTGCCTCGACTCGAGGTGACGGGCGCACCGGCGAGGACGTCACGCTCAACGCGCGCACCATCGACGACGTCCCCGAACGGCTCAGCCCCAGCGACGACTACCCGGTCCCCGAGGTGCTCGAAGTCCGCGGCGAGGTGTTCTTCCGGGTCGCCGACTTCCAGGCGCTCAACGCCAGCCTCGTCGAGGAGGGCAAAGCGCCGTTCGCCAACCCCCGCAACAGTGCGGCGGGTTCGCTGCGCCAGAAGGACCCGGCGGTCACGGCGCGGCGGCGGCTGCGGATGATCTGTCATGGGCTGGGCCATACCCAGGGTTTTCGCCCGGCCACCCTGCACCAGGCGTACCTGGCGCTGCGCGTCTGGGGGCTGCCGGTCTCCGAGCACACCATGCTGGTCAACGACATGGCAGGCGTGCAGGAGCGCATCGACTACTGGGGCGAGCATCGCCACGAGGTGGACCACGAAATCGACGGCGTGGTGGTCAAAGTCGACGACGTGGCACTGCAGCGCAGGCTGGGCTCCACGTCGCGGGCGCCGCGCTGGGCGATCGCCTACAAGTACCCGCCCGAGGAGGCGCAGACCAAGCTGCTCGACATCCGGGTCAACGTCGGGCGCACCGGGCGGGTCACGCCGTTCGCGTTCATGACGCCGGTGAAGGTCGCCGGGTCGACGGTCGCGCAGGCCACGTTGCACAACGCCTCGGAGGTCAAACGCAAAGGTGTGCTCATCGGCGACACGGTGGTGATCCGCAAAGCCGGCGACGTGATCCCCGAGGTGCTGGGACCCGTGGTCGACCTGCGCGACGGGTCCGAACGCGAATTCGTCATGCCCACAACATGTCCCGAGTGCGGTACCGTGCTGGCGCCGGAGAAGGAAGGCGACGCCGACATTCGTTGCCCCAACTCCCAGCGCTGTCCCGCGCAGCTGCGGGAGCGGGTGTTCCATGTAGCCAGCCGCAGTGCGCTGGATATCGAGGTGCTGGGCTACGAGGCGGCCGTGGCGCTGTTGCAAGCGGAGGTGATCACCAGCGAGGGCGACCTTTTCGCGCTCACCGAAGACGACCTGTTGCGCACCGAGCTGTTCCGCACCAAGGCCGGCGCGCTTTCGGCCAACGGCAAACGGCTACTGGCCAACCTCGACAAGGCCAAGGCCGCGCCGCTGTGGCGAGTGCTGGTGGCGCTGTCCATTCGCCACGTCGGGCCGACGGCTGCCCGTGCGCTGGCCACCGAATTCGGCACTCTGGAAGCCATCGCTGCCGCATCCACCGAGCAGCTGGCCGCCGTCGAGGGCGTGGGGCCAACCATCGCCGCCGCCGTCTCGGAGTGGTTCACCGTCGACTGGCATCGCGAGATCGTCGACAAGTGGCGGGCCGCCGGGGTGCGGATGGCCGACGAACGCGACGAAAGCGTGCCGCGCACGCTGGCCGGCCTGACCGTGGTGGTCACCGGCTCGCTGACCGGGTTCTCTCGTGACGAGGCCAAGGAGGCGATCGTCGCGCGCGGCGGCAAGGCCGCCGGCTCGGTGTCGAAGAAGACGTCCTATGTCGTCGCCGGAGATTCCCCGGGATCGAAATACGACAAGGCCGTCGAGCTCGGGGTGCCGATTCTCGACGAGGACGGCTTTCGCGAGCTGTTGGCGCAGGGCCCCGCCGGTGTCCCCTGACCAGCGCCCGGGTTCACCGCGGCGAGAACGCTTATGAACAGCTCGGCAATCTCGGTGGGCCTGCAGATCGGGACGCAGCCGCCATTGAGCAGCGCTCGGGCGTATTTGCTTGCGGCACGGGCGGCGCGGCTGGAGTCGGTGATGCTCATCGACCACTTCCAGAGCGCCGTGCCGCGCGTCATCTGGAACAAAGACCTCACTTGGCTTGCCGCGCAAGATCAGAGCCCACACGAGTTTTTCGACTACCAGGTTCTGCTGGGCTATCTCGCGTCGCGGGCCGGGCGACTGCGCTTGGGCGTCGGGGTGACCGAGGCGATCCGGCGTCACCCCGTCCTCATCGCCCAGGCCATGCTGACGCTGTCTCACCTCACCCGGCGCGCGCCCATCCTGGGTATCGGCGCGGGCGAGCGCATGAATATCGACCCGTACGGACTCGACTTCTCCGAGCCGGTCACCCGACTGGAGGAGGCGCTGCAGGTGATCCGCCTGTGCCTGTCGACGCGAGGACCAATCACATTCTCCGGCAAGCATTTTCGACTCGACCGGGCGACAATGGACCTCGATGCCCCGCGCGGCCGGGTACCGCAGATCTGGGTCGGCGGGCACGGTCCGCGGATGCTGCGGCTCACGGGACGCTACGGCGACGGGTGGTACCCCGTCACGGTGGTCTCGCCGCAGGAGTATGCGGCCAAGCTGGCGGCGGTGCGGGCGGCGGCCGCCGAGGCTGGGCGAGACGCCGCCTCGATCACCCCGGCGCTGCAGCGGTTCGCGGTGATCGGCGCGACCGAGCGGGAGGCGCGGGCCATGCTCGACACCAAAGCCATCCGGTTGCTGGGGCTCGTTGCGCCCGCCGAAGTGTGGCGGCAGGCCGGTGCCGTGCACCCTCTCGGGGCGCACTTCGATGCGTTTGTCAACTTCGTGCCCGACCGCCACAATCGCCGGGCGATCGAGGCCGCCATTGCCGCCGTGCCGGATGCCGTGATGACCGAGGGGCCATTGCTGTGGGGAACTCCGCAACAGGTGGCGGCCAAGCTGCGGGCCTTCGCTGACGCGGGGATGCGCCACGTGGTCCTGGCACCCGTGTCCGGTCTGGTGTCGCAGCGTGCGGGCCTCTATGGGCTGTGGGCCACCCTGCGGATCGCCCGGTTGCTTACCGGTCGGCGAGGCCAGCCCGAGGCGCGCCGGTGACCAGCTGTCGGCAGGGATGCAACCTCGCGCCGCCTGGTTGGTGCTCGCGTCGACAGCGGCGTGGTCAGCGCAGCATGGTCGCCACGATTCCGGCCAGATAGCCCAGGCGGGCCACCTCCGACGGCCGGAATTCCGGGCCGGGCCGCCCCAGCACCACCGCCATATGCGGATCGCCCAACGGTGCCGCCACCATCGCGGTGTCCATGTCACGCCAGACCTGGGGCACCCAGTCGGCGCCGCCGTCGAGCGGCACGGCGCGTTCGATCGGCAGCCAGGGGGCCGAATCGGCGCGGGTTTCCGGTGCGCCCGGGCTGCCCGCCAGCCGGTGTAAGGCGCCCTCCGTGCTGTGCAACACCGTGCACCAGCTCACTCGCAGCACCCTGGGCGCCTCGTTGACAAGCACCTGCAGTCTGGACGCATTGTCGCGGGCTGCGGCGACGTGGTCGAGAAGCTCCAGCTCGCGGTGGGCTTCCAGCAACCCGGTGTGGGGGCGCAGGCTGTCCACCCGGACGCCGGTCATTGACTCGGCGGCGGTGATCAGCCGATCCGGCATCGCGCCCGGCGGCAATTCGACCACCAGGTCGTCGATCGCGTAGCCCGCGCTGCGCTCGACGACGTCCAGCGACAGGATGTCGGCGCCCACCGAACCCAACGCAACCGCCAGCGACCCCAGGCTGCCGGGGCGGTCCACCAGCTCGATGCGCAACAGATACGACGGCACGGCCAACACTGTTGCACAGGGATGTATCCGTGGCATTTCGGCGGGCGGGCCGGGGGCACTTCAGCCGTGGCGCCCGAATACCGCCTTACGCAATGCGAGCGTGAGGTGGCCGGCGTCTTGGATGCCGATATGCGGCGCGTCGATGAGGGCTTCGTCGATGACGGCGGCCACCGGGCGTGGAATGTTGCGGTCTATCCGTCGGATCGGAACGGGCATGGTGCTCATTACCACGTCGGCGGGGTCTTTGCCGACAGCGGCAACTCGCGGCGGAGTTCCGGTCAACATGTAGTACAGACATGCGGCCATCTGCCACGTGTCGACGTCGCGCGCGGGTGCCCGCGCGGGTTCGGTGACCTGCGGGCGCGGTGTGAACGATGGGTCAACAGAAACCTCCGTCGCGAACCCGAAGTCGACAAGCTTGGTGACCGGTTCGCCGCCGGACCAGGTCAACACGAATTTGGTCGGCGTGATGTTGCGGTGCATGATGCCGACCGACCCGTCGATCCGAGGAAAGCCGTGTGCGTAGGTCAGTGCATCGAGACAGGGCAGGACCAGCGACACGGCTTGGCGGACGGTGAGTGATCCCAGCCGCAAAACCAGCTGTTCGATCGTTTCTCCCGGCCAGTATTCGGTAACGACGAGCAAGAATTCTCCGACGGGCAGAGCTGCCCGTGGAGTGACGGCATTGGCGTGACGAAAACCCGCCAGGTCCCCGAACGGCCGTGGTTTCGCGAGCTCTTCGGGTGCGACCGCGGCCCGGGGAACGACCCGTAGTGCGCATACCTCGCCGGTGTGTTGCGAGCGGGCGCGGAAGGCGGGTCCGGACCCGCCGCTCACCTGATTCAGCAAGGTGTATCCGGCGATGGTGACCGCGCCGCCGTGCCCCCCGACGAGTCGTCGCACCAACTCACGCGGCAGTCCTCGCTGCCGGCAGTCCATGCAGATGTGTTCGCCGGACCCCGCCTGCGTGCCCTCGACAACACTGCGCCCGCAGGCTACGCAGTCTGTGGACTGCGACTGGCGCGTCTGCGGCCGGTCTCCGATCGGCGAGTCGACCGCCGGCGTCGCGCTTAACGCGGCGGCGGCCGCCGCGGCCAGCTCTGCTGCGCTGGGGTAGCGACTATGCGGGTCTTTCGCCATGCCGCGTGCGACGACCTCGTCAAAGGCTTTCGGCACCAAGGGATTTGCGGCGCTGGGCTTGGGCGGATCCTTGGTCAGGTGCCCGGTGACTTGCTGCTCGATGGTGCCGGGGAACGGCGGCGCACCGGTCAGGCACGCGTACAGGATGCATGCCAGCGAGTATCGGTTGGCCGGTGCCTCGACATCGGGAGTCGCGAAGCATTCAGGAGCGAGATAGTCATAGAAGCGCCGGCCGATCACTTCGCCGGAGGCCTCGCTGTCGGTGCCCGACACGCTCGACTGGCCAACGAGGTATGCGACATCGTCACGAGTCACCAGTATTTTCCCTGGGCTGACGTCGCGCAGCACGGCATCGGTCGTGTGGGCGGCGTCGAGCGCGGCGGCGATCTGTCCCACGATGTGCACCGCCCGTGCCGGGCTTGGCGGGCCGCCGCGATCCAACATGGTGTCAAGATCGATGCCGTCGACAAAGGGCATCCGCAGATAGCGCCACCCGTCGATCTCACCCACCTCGTCGGCCAGCACCAGATGCGGTTCGCCGGTCGGTGCCAGCAGTCGCGCCAGGATGCGCGCCTCCTTTTGCACCCTCAAGGCCATCGGATCGCTGCGATCCACTCGTCCCAAGAGGCGCAACAGCACCCGGTGCCCGGTAGTGGTGTCTTCGGCCTCGTAGCTGTCGAAGCGACCGGCGCCTAGCCGCCGAAGCAGCCGATAACGACCGAGTTGCGCGTCCATAAGCCTCGCTTCGACTTCGGGCCGGCAACTGATAGTGCCCGAATCGCTTGAGTATCGCCACCTCATTCCGGCCGTGCAAACCCCAAATCGCTTGATGTGGCGAAAACGCCGACCTTGCCACCGGCATGTGAGCGCCCGGCACCGCCCTGCGCATCGTCGCAAGGTTAGGCTTTTCGCTCGTGTCCCAGATCTCCCGCGACGAGGTGGCCCATCTGGCCCGGCTGGCCCGTCTGGCGCTGACCGACCATGAGCTCGACC
The nucleotide sequence above comes from Mycobacterium pseudokansasii. Encoded proteins:
- a CDS encoding LLM class flavin-dependent oxidoreductase, producing MNSSAISVGLQIGTQPPLSSARAYLLAARAARLESVMLIDHFQSAVPRVIWNKDLTWLAAQDQSPHEFFDYQVLLGYLASRAGRLRLGVGVTEAIRRHPVLIAQAMLTLSHLTRRAPILGIGAGERMNIDPYGLDFSEPVTRLEEALQVIRLCLSTRGPITFSGKHFRLDRATMDLDAPRGRVPQIWVGGHGPRMLRLTGRYGDGWYPVTVVSPQEYAAKLAAVRAAAAEAGRDAASITPALQRFAVIGATEREARAMLDTKAIRLLGLVAPAEVWRQAGAVHPLGAHFDAFVNFVPDRHNRRAIEAAIAAVPDAVMTEGPLLWGTPQQVAAKLRAFADAGMRHVVLAPVSGLVSQRAGLYGLWATLRIARLLTGRRGQPEARR
- a CDS encoding amino acid-binding protein, encoding MPSYLLRIELVDRPGSLGSLAVALGSVGADILSLDVVERSAGYAIDDLVVELPPGAMPDRLITAAESMTGVRVDSLRPHTGLLEAHRELELLDHVAAARDNASRLQVLVNEAPRVLRVSWCTVLHSTEGALHRLAGSPGAPETRADSAPWLPIERAVPLDGGADWVPQVWRDMDTAMVAAPLGDPHMAVVLGRPGPEFRPSEVARLGYLAGIVATMLR
- a CDS encoding protein kinase domain-containing protein, whose product is MDAQLGRYRLLRRLGAGRFDSYEAEDTTTGHRVLLRLLGRVDRSDPMALRVQKEARILARLLAPTGEPHLVLADEVGEIDGWRYLRMPFVDGIDLDTMLDRGGPPSPARAVHIVGQIAAALDAAHTTDAVLRDVSPGKILVTRDDVAYLVGQSSVSGTDSEASGEVIGRRFYDYLAPECFATPDVEAPANRYSLACILYACLTGAPPFPGTIEQQVTGHLTKDPPKPSAANPLVPKAFDEVVARGMAKDPHSRYPSAAELAAAAAAALSATPAVDSPIGDRPQTRQSQSTDCVACGRSVVEGTQAGSGEHICMDCRQRGLPRELVRRLVGGHGGAVTIAGYTLLNQVSGGSGPAFRARSQHTGEVCALRVVPRAAVAPEELAKPRPFGDLAGFRHANAVTPRAALPVGEFLLVVTEYWPGETIEQLVLRLGSLTVRQAVSLVLPCLDALTYAHGFPRIDGSVGIMHRNITPTKFVLTWSGGEPVTKLVDFGFATEVSVDPSFTPRPQVTEPARAPARDVDTWQMAACLYYMLTGTPPRVAAVGKDPADVVMSTMPVPIRRIDRNIPRPVAAVIDEALIDAPHIGIQDAGHLTLALRKAVFGRHG